The genomic region TCTGCATGCTACCCTTCCCCGGTCTCGGGAGTGGCCGCCGCGGCGTATGCGGCGGCGAAGGCCCGGGCGACCAGGGCCCCGGCCACCTGCTGCTTGAAGGCGCCGGTGTGCTCGCTGTCGTCTTCCAGCGTCACGTGGCCGCGCACCAGGGCCTCCAGGGCCTCCGGCGGCGGGAGCATGTCGCCGTCGAGCGCGCGCTCCACCGCCCGGACGGTCTGGGCATCGAAGGATGCGCCCGCCACGGCGATGATCGGTCGCTTGAGTAGATCGCCGTCGCGGCCTAGCGAAACCGCCGCCGCGACCACCGCGAGCGACGCCGTCGACCGGGCCATGCTGGCGACGGCGCAGCCCCGGCCAGCCTCCGGCGGCACAACGACGCCCGTGATGAGGCCTTCAGACGGGCGGGATCCGCTCGCCACGTACTCTATCACCGGCACCATCGCGGAACTGCCGGGATTCTCGACGATGGCCACGCACTCCAGCGCGATCAGCGCGGGGAGCACGTCGGAGGCGCGCCGACCCGCCGCGACCGTACCTCCCAGCGTGGCCTGGTTGCGGACGTTGCGATTGGCCACGTGGCCCAGGGCCTCCTTGAGGGGTGCCGGCACGAGCGGCGAGTCCAGCGTCTCCTGGAGGGTGACCATCGCCCCGATCAACAGGCCGTTGCGCGTACGTTCCAGCCGGCGCAGGGCCCCGAGTTCGGACAGGCTGATCAGGTGGCGGATGGGCCGGTCGAAGCCGTTGGAGTTGACCCACGTGCCGCCGCCCAGGTACAGGGCCGCGGGACCCAGATCATGCTTGAGGCGCAGGGCCTCGCCGACGCTCTCGGGGCGATGGAAGCCTCCCAGCTCAACTGACAGCAAGCGCCGCGTCCCTCCGTTCCCGGATCAGCCGGTCGATCCCGGTCACGGCCTCCTGCTCGCGCAGCCACCACTCGGGATCCTTCTGGGCGTCGAGTTCTTCGACCGTCTTGCCCTGCTGCTCGACCCACGTGTAGTACTTCAGGTTGTGCCAGCGGGCGCGATTGAGGAGGGTCCCCTCCTGGATCCAGTCGAGGCCCGCCCCGCCGAAAATCCCGGTGAAGCGCGCGTGCAACTCGGCCTCGGTGGGTACGCCGTAGCGCCCGGAGAGCTCCGCCAGGACCGAGTGGTAGCGGTCTATGGAGTCGGTGGCGACCGTGAAGACCGCGTCCGCGGGGCCGAACTGGTAGTACTTGGCGATCTTGATGGCGCCCAGCACGTTGCAGACGCCCGAGATGCCGAAGGTCGTGGCGATCTCGGCGGCCAGGTCGGGCGCGATGCCCAGTTCGCGCTCCATGTACTGCTGCCCGAGGGGGCTGTTGAGCGCCTGGAGGCCCTTCTTGCAGGCCAGGTCGTCGATGCAGCACAGCGCATCCATGTTCCGCACGTTGTGGATCCAGGTCACGTGCTTGTCGCCGATGCCCTG from Candidatus Tanganyikabacteria bacterium harbors:
- a CDS encoding FAD binding domain-containing protein, whose translation is MLSVELGGFHRPESVGEALRLKHDLGPAALYLGGGTWVNSNGFDRPIRHLISLSELGALRRLERTRNGLLIGAMVTLQETLDSPLVPAPLKEALGHVANRNVRNQATLGGTVAAGRRASDVLPALIALECVAIVENPGSSAMVPVIEYVASGSRPSEGLITGVVVPPEAGRGCAVASMARSTASLAVVAAAVSLGRDGDLLKRPIIAVAGASFDAQTVRAVERALDGDMLPPPEALEALVRGHVTLEDDSEHTGAFKQQVAGALVARAFAAAYAAAATPETGEG